In one Lolium rigidum isolate FL_2022 chromosome 3, APGP_CSIRO_Lrig_0.1, whole genome shotgun sequence genomic region, the following are encoded:
- the LOC124699971 gene encoding uncharacterized protein LOC124699971, translated as MEIESVKCECCGLREDCTQDYITSVKASFYGQWLCGLCCEAVRDEASRKKQAHPGVEEAVRAHMAFCKKFKSNPAVRVADGMRQMLRRRSGDLSKPDTSKKYSSAQVGDESSVSLY; from the coding sequence ATGGAGATAGAGTCAGTCAAGTGCGAGTGTTGTGGCCTGAGGGAGGACTGCACCCAGGACTACATTACCAGTGTGAAAGCAAGCTTCTATGGCCAATGGCTGTGTGGGCTGTGCTGTGAGGCTGTGAGGGACGAGGCTAGCAGGAAGAAGCAGGCTCATCCAGGAGTGGAGGAAGCTGTGAGGGCGCACATGGCGTTCTGCAAGAAGTTCAAGTCCAACCCCGCCGTCCGGGTGGCTGACGGCATGCGTCAGATGCTCCGGAGGCGGTCCGGCGACTTGTCGAAGCCAGACACCTCCAAGAAGTACAGTAGTGCGCAAGTTGGAGATGAATCATCCGTTTCATTATATTGA
- the LOC124699972 gene encoding uncharacterized protein LOC124699972 — MQRLSQLALRRLLSPPSAGAAARWAAPVTAEAGSGGGFPILRFGSSAGVATTGWSGESGIRLCRRFCTYNERDDRALEEEVEKKFGWMLKIFFIGTAGLVGWQFFPYMGDNLLQQSITLLHVKDPLFKRMGASRLARFAIDDERRMKVVEMGGAQGILEVLEGAKDDKTRKEALKALVALSKSDKAAAFLDKAGAYAIVTSTPNSPEYDEIETCKTSLLKAFDQLKS; from the exons ATGCAGAGGCTCTCGCAGCTggcactccgccgcctcctctcgccgccgtccgccggggcAGCTGCTCGCTGGGCAGCGCCGGTGACCGCGGAGGCAGGGTCCGGAGGAGGATTCCCCATCTTACGGTTCGGCAGCAGCGCCGGG GTTGCGACGACTGGTTGGAGTGGCGAATCAGGGATTCGCTTGTGCCGTAGGTTCTGCACCTACAACGAGAGAG ATGACAGGGCACTTGAGGAAGAAGTTGAAAAGAAATTTGGATGGATGTTGAAGATATTCTTCATAGGAACTGCTGGCCTTGTTGGGTGGCAATTCTTTCCTTACATGG GGGATAATCTACTACAGCAATCCATTACGCTTTTGCATGTCAAAGATCCCTTGTTCAAGCGGATGGGAGCTTCCCGATTAGCTCGTTTTGCAATTGATG ATGAAAGGAGAATGAAGGTGGTAGAGATGGGGGGAGCTCAAGGAATTCTTGAAGTGTTAGAAGGTGCTAAAGATGATAAAACACGCAAAGAAGCCCTGAAAGCTCTTGTGGCACTTTCGAAGTCAG ATAAAGCTGCGGCGTTTTTGGACAAGGCAGGTGCCTATGCCATCGTCACTTCCACTCCGAATTCCCCTGAATATGACGAGATCGAGACCTGCAAGACTAGCCTTCTTAAGGCGTTTGATCAACTGAAGTCGTGA